A genomic window from Gossypium hirsutum isolate 1008001.06 chromosome D12, Gossypium_hirsutum_v2.1, whole genome shotgun sequence includes:
- the LOC107945571 gene encoding probable WRKY transcription factor 12 — protein MEGERGGVHNYELQVSFSTPQPINEMGFVQFEENQVLSLLALAHSSHHHQISQPLNTTTTTTTTNSTAMGFTTQNNNQVVNTEDPKAVNDENNCPSKANDGNNSWWRSSASEKSKLKVRRKLREPRFCFQTRSDVDVLDDGYKWRKYGQKVVKNSLHPRSYYRCTHNNCRVKKRVERLSEDCRMVITTYEGRHNHTPSDDSNSSEHECFTSF, from the exons ATGGAAGGAGAACGGGGAGGAGTCCATAATTATGAGCTACAAGTTTCTTTCTCAACTCCACAACCTATCAACGAAATGGGGTTTGTACAGTTTGAAGAAAACCAGGTTTTGAGTTTATTGGCTCTTGCACACTCTTCTCATCATCATCAAATATCTCAGCCTCTTAATactaccaccaccaccaccaccaccaattCCACTGCCATGGGCTTCACCACGCAAAACAACAACCAG GTAGTAAATACTGAAGATCCCAAAGCTGTAAACGATGAGAACAACTGTCCTAGTAAAGCTAATGATGGAAACAACTCATG GTGGAGGAGCTCAGCCTCGGAAAAGAGCAAATTGAAGGTAAGGAGAAAGCTTAGAGAACCAAGGTTTTGCTTCCAAACCAGAAGCGATGTTGATGTGCTAGACGATGGATATAAGTGGAGAAAATATGGGCAGAAGGTTGTGAAAAATAGCCTTCATCCTAG AAGTTATTATCGTTGTACGCACAATAATTGTAGAGTGAAGAAGAGAGTGGAGCGACTGTCGGAGGATTGTCGAATGGTGATAACAACTTACGAAGGTAGACATAACCACACTCCCAGTGATGATTCTAATTCATCTGAGCATGAATGTTTTACATCTTTCTAA